From Tursiops truncatus isolate mTurTru1 chromosome 13, mTurTru1.mat.Y, whole genome shotgun sequence:
GCTTTTATGAGAGGGAAAAAGTCTGTTTTTCcagctttttattattatgaaaactaGTTAGTAAGTTTTCTCCAAGACCTAGGCGCCTGCTTGGTGGGACAGAGCTGAGTCTGGCACTGACAATTGGCTGTTAATAATCACTGCCAGCTGTCTCCATGGTTGTTGTCATTGGAGCCCCACACTTGTAGGTGGCTTGGAAATGTGGAGGGGAGAAGAAAAGTTCCAGGCTGCTAAAGCCTCAGAATCTTGAtgggagaaagaagcagagaaagtgAGAGGGGTTTCCACTACATTTCAGGGCGGTGCATTCTGACCCCAGTGGAACCTCTAGAACATGTCTGTTCTAAATCTGTAAAGAGCACATAATACTTAAGTTTTCAAGCTTTTGACAGTAAGATAAAGGAAATAGgatataaaaatcattaaatgctGCCTTCTCCTTGGCCCTGAAGTCCTAGATTCACATATGATAAACTACATATCACTGGGTCTAAAGATATAATTTATGCTCTCAGATAAAtgttgaatgtgtgtgtgtgtataaaatatttatttaatgtctacAAGGACACTAAGGTAatatgtttttatcattttaattttgtttttaagaaagttaaaatgattttaatacaACCAGTGAAAGGGCCTGAAAAACCCAAAGCAGgactgttgtttttaattttgaaagaaatagttGAATGCAAAAATCATTGAAAGTACATAAAAAACACTAAACAAATTTAGATAATAAGAAAAATCTATCCTTTAGCACATAGTAAATCACCAGAAAATGGTCAGCTTATTTCCAGATGGCTGATGTCTAAGACACGTAGTTGTTGAGGAAATACTGTAAAAAtgagaaacacagaaagaaaaatctgacTGCCAGCGTCATACAATTGATCCGTCAGGGAAGATGGAGATTTAAAGTTTGTTCTACCTGCAGCCTGACCTGTGACTGGATCTGTCAGACCTCTTGACACAGCTGCAGGCCTGCAGTTCTTTCCTGCTGTATTGCTGGCAAGCCCCTGAGAGAACGAAGCATTAAGAAGCCTGTTTAATTTAATGACGGCATCTAAAGGCAATTTTGATTTCACCactagtaaatatttattgagtgccaggaGCAAGAATCAGAGAGTTGGGTTCCTTGAGGTGTTCACTGCTGGTGCTGGTGTTTGCAGTTTGAGGGCGCTGGTCCCTGTAGTTCTCCTACTGGCTCTGACTGACCACCCTGATGGGCTTGTGCCATTCACGTGGTTTTCTCTCCTGCTTGCAGTGGTTGGAGACGAGACCTAACAGACAGGTGTGTCCAGTTTGCAAAGCTGGCATCAGCCGCGACAAGGTGATTCCCCTCTATGGCAGGGGCAGCACTGGGCAGCAGGACCCCAGGTGAGGCCATGGGGCCCCTCTCACACACACTCCTCCCCTTGGACACGAATTCACTTCTATTCAGcacctcctcaccccaccctttAGTTAGTGTTTACAGACCCTCCGTTTCAAGGCACTTGGCATCCAGATGGGAGTCAGCCAGGAGGGGAGGGCAACCAGGTTGCCATTTGCGGGACTGTGATACAGATGTGCTGTGAGCATCTGCCAATGggcaggcactatgctaggcagCGCACAAGACACCACCATTGCAAGTATGCAGAGTGCTGTGAAGGAGCCTGGGAAGCAGGGTGTCCAGCAGGAGAGTctgcagggtgggaggtgggaggtgggtgcTGTAGCAGTGATGTCTAAAGTCTGGGGGGAGGAAATGGGGGTCTGGGAGGCTTTGTGGAGTTTGAGATTTCTGGAAATGGAGGCATTCTGTTGAGAACCTTCATGGTGTGGTGCTCGAGTGTGCATATAACACACCCACGCACACTTTTCCCAAACTCCCAACAGTGTCTCTTACCTTCTTCCACCCCACTCCAGCATACCCTGTACCCAGACATATTGGACTTCTCTTAAAGGGACTTATTTATGCTTTCACCttcatgagcctttgtatttgTTGTCCATTTGCCTCTTCTGCCCTCTCCAGTCCTGCTcaacccccttctcctcctctaaCTTCTGCCGTCTTTTATGAGCAACCCTAAAGTTACCTCCTCCTTAAAGTGGCCTTTCTTCCCCACATTAGTTGCTTTCACCCATGCCCCCACTCCATTTAGTTGACACCTCTTTTAAAGAAGTCCCTTCCACGCTGTAGTGTGATTGGTTGTAGCCCCCTTTAAACCACGAGCACCTCAAGAGTAGGATCTATCTTCAGTCTTGGTAACATCCTGCCTAGCGCCTGATGGATAACAAGCCCTCAGTCCAGTATTTGTGGGATGAGTGATGGAAGGGGCTAGGACCCAGAGGTCCTAGAGAGAAAGAATAGTGTAAAGTATTTGCTCAAGAGTAGTGGGAGGTAAAGCTGAAGGTAATGGGGCAGAGCAGAGAGACCCTGAATCTCAGCCCTCTCTGCTGACAGGCTATCTTCTGTTTGAATTTGGATTTGGGGTTTTTGACATCCGTGACCCAGGTCCAGGAAGGTGCCTGGCTGACAGTTGTAACCAATCTGGGTATGGCTCTCTGTGAGAAGAATAAGCTGAGTGCAGTCTGATGAGCATCTTGTAACAAATGGATTTTCTCCCTAGTTTTCTACACACTAGGGAAAAGCAATTGCATGTAGAACAGAGTTAGTATTTGGTTTAATTTGGCATAAGTTCATGTGCTGGGCATGAAAGGGGGCCATGGCCCTGACCCTGTTGGTGAAGAGCTCCCCCACTCAGGGAACAGGTCAAAGCATTTTGTAATAGACTTATTTTACACCGTTTCTGTTTCAGAGAGAAGACTCCTCCCCGTCCTCAAGGACAGAGGCCAGAACCGGAGAACAGAGGGGTGAGGAAAATTCTAGGAGAAGGCTTCTAGAACTGAGCCCATGGCTTTAGAAGTTTCCCTCTCGGCCCTACATTTTTTCTCCTTGATtataaaagtaaaggaaaatttgcaaaatatagaaaggaaaagaggggagaaaataaCTTATAATCACACCATCCAGAGATAACCAATGGAAACACATTggtctattttcttttctatttttctatgattatctatacacacacaaattttatagatctatttgtgtgtgtgtgttttatagatAGAtgtttgtgtatacatatatttttatttttacaatatttgGCTCCTGTTTTGTAACtctcttttaagattttattctttctatatttaGTGCCCTCTGTGTGCTGGGCCTCATTCTAAGCACTGGTAATATATCAGTGAACATAGTTAAAGATCCCTGCCCTTATGGAGTTcacaggcagaccttggagatgCTTCAGGTTTAGTTCCAGACCGccacaataaagcgaatatcacagtaaagcaagtcacacaatttttttggtttctgagtgcatataaaagttatgtttacgcTATAGTCTTATTAAATTAGCAataaatagcattatgtctaaaaaaaagtgcatactttaattaaaaaatactttattgaggacttccctagtggtccaatgGACAAGACTATGTACTTCCCAGGCTCTGGTTCCCAGTGGAGCATTAACTCCTAACCCAGGAATCCGAGGCCCCAGGAAGCCAGAGGCCCTGACTGTGAAGACTGCACATCAGATGTACACGCCAGTGCACATCTCTGGCGTTTACAAGCACCCACAGCCACCGGTGATGTTTTTTGCCTACTCTGCCCCAGGAACATAAACCTACCAAATGTGAGGACTTGTGGGATTGTACAGGTGTTGCTGGAAGGGAGGCCGGAGGGCCAGTCCTCGGATTTGCACTGAATGAAGTGGTGGTTCCTGATGAAACAGTTGCACCTTCCTGGGTAAGGCAGCCTTGATCTCAGGAGCCCTCAGACTCAACCAGGCTAGCTCTTAGTTGGAGGCTTTTCTGCACTGAGGAGATGGAAACCAGTTTTCCTTCCCTGTAGGTCTGCCCTCTTAATAGCTGTTAGGCTTTATAGGTAGTGCTGCCCGTCAAGAAGTTTGGAGCTGGGTGCCAGGCTATGCTCAGTAGGGATAGGGAGCAGCCACTTGCATGATTTGCAAGAGACTCACAAATGAAGGCCTATCAGCTCTTCGTGGAGAGCAGTTAgcccaataatttttcttttctttaattattttttaatcagttgttCTAAGGATCTACCCAGGGATGCAGAGGAGAAGAggaatttttttaagatgttcaCAGTAATTAAGAGCATGGGTTTTCGGACCATACTGATCTAGTTCGAGATCTAAACTCTAccccttaccagctgtgtgaccttggtcaagttatttcacctctctgagccttggtttggTCATCTGTAAATGTGGGTGATCCTAATGTAAGAATTAAATGCGATTTGAGTGTActagtgcttagcacagtgcccagcacagagttgGCACTTAGAAAATAGGAGTTAACCTATTCACAATATTATGATTCCTTCCGAATCTTTTCATGTGAAAGATGATGCAGTGTAGAacatattgggctggccaaaaagttcgtttccACCATCTTATGGGAAaatctgaatgaactttttggccaacccaacattaTAGGGAAAAAAGGCTGAGGATGATACCAAACTGCTGACAGTGGTCATTGGAGGGAGGGGTTATGAGGTGGAGGGTGAACAAGGAGACCTCTGATTTTCTGTGTTATTTATTCCtgtaatgtgttaatttctcatagcaagcatatattacttttgtaatcaggaaagaaagtgttttgaatttttaaaattctctgtaacaatattaaaagaaaaatcttagggAAAATACTTATCCATGTCTTTTCCACCTACATACATATTGTCACATACTTGTGACCATGGTGTTCAAACAATTTTGTCTGAAAGCTTGGTCATAAGAGTTTTTCTGTGTTGCTGCATAGTCAGCGTAATGTATCGAAATTTTGATCATGACCTCCATTGTTGGCCAATTAGAGTTCCACTTTTTTTGCTCTTATAGATAATGTGTAGCTTGTTCTATGTTCCCTTGTAATTGGGTATAAGAGTTGTTGACACTTTGGCTGTTATAAAGCATGTAGAAAGTTTTATTGGCTAGTGTGGGACTCTGGGAAGGAACCTGGAGCTCTGAGAACACTTACTTGCATCAGCAGAGAGTTTTACTTTGGGTCAGAGCCAGTCCTTTCTGGCATTCATAGCTCCTTAGCTGGGACCCCTGGATGACCAGGAGGGCGGAGGAGCCGCCAGCGTTCCTCTGCCTTGAGATCTAGATGGGAGGAAAAGCGGGTGGGGAAGAAATGCGGGTGCCACACCTAAGGTAACGTGTGACAGGTGAGGAGAAACCTGCCTGTTCTGAATTGCATTTCTTCTACACAGGGATTTCAAGGGTTTGGATTTGGAGATGGTGGCTTCCAGATGTCTTTTGGAATTGGGGCATTTCCCTTTGGCATATTTGCCACAGCATTTAACATAAACGATGGGCGGCCTCCTCCAGGTAAGACCCTATTCTCTTGGTGATTTTGCTTGAAGACTCCTAGGAATTCAGCAATATGTAGGATAATCAGCCTTTTCAAAATGTGCTAAACTCTTTTCCGATTACTGGTAGTCATGGTAATGATAATTGCACACTTACCAAGTATTAGGCACAAGCAGGTTCAGAGTGCTTTCCATTATAAACCTGAGATCCCCACGATGAGTCTGTGGGATAGATGTGCAGTTAACTCCATTTTACAATTCAGAAAATGCTTAGTAATGTTTTCCAAGATATAACCCATGcccataaaatgaaaaagtatatactCTACCCAGCTGAGTAAAAGCCtagtcctgggcatatacccctgACTTTGAccattgggggtggggaggggccaggtgaCTGCAAGGAGTCTGGGCCTCCCTATTTTCTGGCATCTCTGGCCAGCTTCCCTCAGGACACACGTAGGGCTGGTCCTAAGCCCCAGCCCTTTGGGAACCATGCCTAGGTCTGCCACCTGCTTCTACCTTTCTCCCTCCAGCCAACTTGAGAGTGCTGGCTGCAGTTGGTGTAGGGCAGGGCAGTGAGGTAGGTGGCTTGGGCTCTATCGCAATCTGATGCCCAGGCCCAGATCCTGACCATGGAGCTGCAGAGCTGCTGAAGGCGGTTGAGCTCTGCTTGCACTCAATGGGGCCTCGTGTGCTGGGCACAGTGTGAGGTACAGAAGGGACCAGTGCGTGGCTCCTGGCCAGGAGCTTAGGCTCTAGGGACAGTAACCTCTCCTGAGCCATCCATTTGTCCCCTGCCCCCGGACCCaggtgcttggcacatagcagacaATCGGTAAGTCTTTGTTGACTGCCGGCCTGCTTGATTCCATCAGCGTGCCTAACTGGGGCGTAATATAGCACCAAGCGATCTTGGGACTGCCCTTCCTTACCTCATCTGCCTCAAAAGTTTCTCCTCTGTTCGCATGCTGTTTTATCAGAGGAAAGAGACCCCAAAGGGCCAGGCGTGCTCTGCTCTGAAGGAGGGACAGGGCCCCGTGGAAGGAGCATGCACCTGCCTGCTAGTTTATTTCCATCCATCCTGGTCCAGGGCTCACCCGGGTTCCCCAGGTAAAGAGAGTTCACAGCCAGGCTGTGAACTCTCTTTATCCCCTTGGCACACTCAGACAGTTTTCCCTTGTTGTGTGTGTTTGGTACAGTTTGCCCATCTGGGATGTAGTTTCTCTTAACTCTCCTTGCCCCACAGTCAGGACAAGGAGCTCTATGGAGTAGCTTTTCTCAAAGCAGAGAAGAGTGGAGACCCAGGTTCTCAGCCCACTTCTGCCCCTAGTTTGCTATGGATTGAGGGAGACAGGTCGTTTTTGCCTCTCTGGGCTCTAGTTCTCGTGTCTGGAAAAGGAAGGCACCTCAACGCGGGGCTCCCTGAGACCCCTCTTGACTCATCAGTGCCAGAATCTAGAAACTCCATGACTCGAGAGGCAGCGTGTGGAGAGGCTGAGAGCACAACTGTGGGCTCTCCGCCAGCTCATGAACCTTGAGATCTTAGGCAGGTCACCTCAtacctgtgcttcagtttctttttacACAGAATGGGATAATAATGCCCAACAGGCAATAATGTGTATACACAACAGCACACACAAGATGCTTAACAAATAgtagcttttatttttccctccaagACTTCCCTGGTTTATTTGCACCTGGAGACAAAACCCTCTTAGGACGAATTGGAGACTTTGTCCTCattgttaaatttttataatttgaattttgttttgccTAATATTATTTggggtttggaaatatttttagtgtGCAGGATTCTGTTGTAAAGAGATGAAGGTTGATGCTCTCGACTTCTGACTCCAGTGGGCAGGGTGTGCAGCTGCAGCATTCTcacagcctccctcctccctcctgtccctccaGCTGTCCCCGGAACGCCCCAGTACGTGGACGAGCAGTTCCTGTCACGCCTGTTCCTGTTTGTGGCCCTGGTGATCATGTTCTGGCTATTGATTGCCTAATGCTGGGCTCCTGGCCTACATCCATGCAGGGCCTCTGGACTGGTGACATGCCACCCCCACTCTTGATGTTTGGCTTCCTGGCTAATCCTGACCTCTGGAATCAGTGGGGTCAGTGACACATCAAGGAGTTTTGCTTCTCCATCAGAGCTTTGGGACTCAAGACCAGTTGTTGAGGACCCTGGAGTGAGGCCACTGCTGTAAACACCTCAGGCCTTGGCATTGAGTCATCTCTTATGGGTTACACCGTGAAATCCTGTCCCAGCCAGCTCAGCAGGTCCTGACTCTGCACAGGAAAGAGGCAGGAGAAGAGGAATTGTCAGTACAATTTCACctgaatttaatattaaaaaaacaaagggacGAACCAAATATGGAAACTTTTTTACATCTCTTTAAATACCCCTTGGTAAGTGGCCTCTGAAGTCAGTGGGACTCCTCGTATAGAGAGGTTCCCCTTCCAGATCACAGTGCTATTCtgtcctatttcctcttcagcaGAGATGCAAGAAATTGCTGTCCTATTAAGATCATAATTGCCGCAGCTGGAGCTGGAGTCAATTCATGAATTCACCAGGGACCCAAAGATCTGTTGCCTCTGGGCTGTGCTCAATGTCTTTGGCTCCAGAGTGGCTTGAATGACCTCCTGGTTTCCTGGCGTAGATTATCCCCAGAGACATGTGGTTTCCCATCAGTTTTCCCCCAAAACTATGCACATCTGCCTCCCTGCCAGAGGGTACCCATTCTAGGTTACTGTTGAAGCCAGGACGGACTGCATGTTAGGAAAGACCTGCAGTTGGGACTCAGGTGGGATTCGGAGCTCAGATGCAGGAACGACTGAACAAGCAGCCTTGTCCCTAAGGCCGCAGAAGCTCCAGGTGCATCCTTTCCCAGACCCCACAAAGGAAACTGGGAGCCTTGTTGAGTCACCCCAGCTGCATGTTGAAGACCAGACCTCAGAAGCCAAATTGTCCTtaaagaagagggagggaaaggggagaccCAGCATGTGACTCTGATTTTGGTATGGTTTGAAGACCTCTTGTGTGTGTGCTAAAACCAGAGAAGCACGCTACTCCAGAGCAGGCAACCCCTGGTGGTTTGTAAAGCCGGGCGCAGAGCCCAGCGAGCCTCAGCACAAAGATAGGATGTGGTCTGCCTGTGGAAGTCTTCCCCTGGAAACTTTCAGGGAAGTCATTCTTCCCAAGCCCTTGATTTGTTTTTCAACTTCACAAGCTGCTTCTTCCGAATTTGACTGAGGGAGTGTGTTGCCAGCAGGAGAACAGTTCACCTGGTGGAATGGTTCTCGCTCTGCCAGTCTGGCATCTTCCTAGAAATCCAGGCTCTTCCAGGAGACCCTTAGGGTAGGGGGAGATGGACTTACTCTGAGGGCCTCTCTGTCACTTCACCAGTCCACACTGCTCCTGAGTTTACCCGCAGCAATAGCCAACAAGTGGTTGAAAGCTCCACCTAGTGTTTGTTCCAGATATGGTTCTGCATAGCGTGTGGAAACCAAGACCTTGAGGAAGATGAGGGAAGCCCTTCTCCTCTCTGCATTGCACCCCCCGCTTCCCCTCTTACCTTTCAGTGCCAGAGTTCAGTGTTTAAACAGACAAAATACAAGTATTGAATAGGTGGTTCATTTGCCGAATCCATTTGGTAGGAATAAGCCACCTGCTTTACGGTGTGCCTGATGGATTTTAAAGATTCTCTGGGCACCCACTCAAAAGTGCTCATTTTATCACCTGGAAATCCCAGGTCTGACGGGCCTTGGTTTCTCAGTGCAATGGCCCCACCTAGTGATGGGAGAGAGGACTTCAGTCAGATGGATCGAACAGAAATGGGTTTCCagaagaaaggttaaaaaaagaagggTTGTAGGTAGGAAGACAAATAACTTTGACCCTTTAACGAAGAGGAGTGAGCCCAGGAGAGCTCCACCAGCAAAGGCATCCCAGGAACCTGTTAGCAAAGCCAGGTTGGCCATGTGCCCTTTGATTTTGAACCTTGCAGGTCCCCACTCATGctctgccaggagctggggcaggAGAGCTGACTTGGGACTGCTGGCCCAGCCCCGACAGGGAGGCCCCTTCCCAATGCCCCTGCAGGCTCACCACCTCACCCCTCTGCTGaggcatttttcctttctttgtgtgtgttttctatgttCTTGGCCCCCAACCCCTCCTGCCACCTTTGTGGATTAGGACCAGGTCCCACCCACAGTCAGAAAATAATACTGTGTACACCTTGACCAGTCACTAATTTTCACAGTTGTAAAAGTGATTTGATTTAGAATTAAACAAATGGTTTTACATAACTGTGAGCTGTGGACTTACTGTGTCAGGGGAGTGGGGGGGAATGGGTTGAGGACTGGTCTGGCCTCCGCGAAGATTGAGGATGAAAGTCTTCAAACACCCATGGATAATTAGAAATGAGAAGCATAGGCTGGAGGCCTGGCTTCATACACAGCCCCACCCAAGGTGTGACCTGTCTGACAGGCAGACCCAGTCCTTATAAGTGTATGGAATTCTGAAGGTTGTGGGCTGCCACCCTGGAGCTTAGCTTGTGGCCAAAAAGAGCCTTGAGGAGAAGCAGGTTGTTCCGTGTCAGCATCTCTCCCCACGTTCTTTGACAAGGCAAGCTGGCCTCCAGCCAAGCCCTCTACCTGTAATGGGGCGTGCTGCTCCATAAGGTTCCGTGAGGTTCTCAGCAGAATGTGAGATGGAAGATGGTGATATTACAAACCTGGCCCAGCCTTGGGCTCCCCAGCACATCAGAGCTACAGGTCATCCGTCTGAAAGGAgttcttttctccctcttaaaCTTTGACCTAACAGTTATCAAATTGAATAGTGCCAAGACATAGTAGGAAATGCAAAGGTAAGGGAACTCCAGGAATTCATAAGCCcagtaagaaaaggaaacaagacacagaagtagaacaGGACAATAAGGCCTCCATGTACCAGTTGTTCAATCCCAATAGCCATCAACTCAGGTCCAGTCTTGTTTCATCCCCACCCTGACACTGTTCCTTTCCCGTACCTGCACTGTTTTGAAGCAAATTCTAGTCATATCTCACCTATGAAGTATTTCAATATGCAtctcaaggatttttaaaaatataaccaagaTACTCTTTTATGTACCTTTAAAAATTGATggtaatttcttaatatcatgTATCCAATCATTGTTCAAATTTTCCTAGTTGTCTCATAACTCTTGTACAGTTGGAGTTGAGATCCAGATTAGATCCATACGTTGCTATTGGATGTCTCTTAAGTCTGTTACATCTGTAGgatcctcttctgtctcttttctttcccttgcagTTAGTTTGTCCTGTTCAGTTTCCTACAACTTCACTTTTGCTATTTGCATCACTGTGGTATTAACAAACTCTTCTCACTCttatatttcctgtaaattggttGTTAAATCTAGAGGCTTGGCCAGATTcaggcttgatttttttttttttggtaaggctATGTCATGAGTGGTAGTGTATACTTCTTGTTGCATCATATCAGGAGACACAATGTCTGGTAGTCCCTCTTTGTGATGTTAGCAGCCCTTACTGATCATTGTTGagaacagcactgtccaatagaatttTCTGCAGTCGTGGAGATGTTCTCTGTCTGCACTGTGCAACACagtaaccactagccacatggggctatcaggcacctgaaatgtggctagagtactgaagaactgaattttttgttttatctcattttaatttaaataaccacgtatggctagtggctaccatattggactgTGCAGATTTAGGTTAGTTCACAGGGGTTGCAAAATGATATAATTGAAAATAACAATGTGTTAAGGGTTTAGAAACAAGACTGCACTTCTGGCAGAATGGGACAACAAAATTACAGAGAACATGGGGAGCAGTGGGGTTGTGGGGGACAGCTGGTGGTTGTAGGAATGGCAGAATGTTACAAGGGCAGAAGGTATTCAGGAAAAAGCAGAGTCCTGGAGCGAAGGGAGTAGGGAGAGAAGGCTGTAGGGTGAGATGTGGTTAGTTCTTGAGGGCCAGGTTTGGCTGTTATTTTGTAGGCAATAGGGAGCTATTCGTTTTTGAGCACAGAGGTGACagaaacataattttggaagattAATCAGTCCATTTTAGGTAGGATGATTCAGGGAGAGGAGAAATTAGAGGTCCAAGACTGGCTTGGTC
This genomic window contains:
- the LOC101330241 gene encoding E3 ubiquitin-protein ligase RNF185 isoform X8, with amino-acid sequence MASKGPSASASPENSSAGGPSGSSNGAGESGGQDSTFECNICLDTAKDAVISLCGHLFCWPCLHQWLETRPNRQVCPVCKAGISRDKVIPLYGRGSTGQQDPREKTPPRPQGQRPEPENRGGFQGFGFGDGGFQMSFGIGAFPFGIFATAFNINDGRPPPAVPGTPQYVDEQFLSRLFLFVALVIMFWLLIA
- the LOC101330241 gene encoding E3 ubiquitin-protein ligase RNF185 isoform X7 — protein: MASKGPSASASPENSSAGGPSGSSNGAGESGGQDSTFECNICLDTAKDAVISLCGHLFCWPCLHQWLETRPNRQVCPVCKAGISRDKVIPLYGRGSTGQQDPREKTPPRPQGQRPEPENRGEHKPTKCEDLWDCTGVAGREAGGPVLGFALNEVVVPDETVAPSWGFQGFGFGDGGFQMSFGIGAFPFGIFATAFNINDGRPPPAVPGTPQYVDEQFLSRLFLFVALVIMFWLLIA